The Candidatus Krumholzibacteriota bacterium genome segment CGCTATACAATCATGCTGGCGGCTTTTATAATAGTCCTCACCGGTATCGCTTTCGTCTCCAGAAATATTACAGGCCATTTCAGCCCGATGCCCCGATCAGGATCGATCAATCTTTACATAGGGAACAATCCAGACACTGACAGCACTATGATGATACGGCCCGGCTATCCATGGCGAAAACTGACGAGAGAACCGCTTGTCCAAGGCTTTACCGGCGATTCAGGACACCGGAAATATTTCATGGATCGTTACAGGGAATATATCGTGACTGATCCCGCCGGGTTTTTAAAGGGGATCGCTAATAAAAGCGTTCAGTTTCTGAGTTCCAGGGAATTACCGAGAAATATAGATATCTACACCGGACGGAAGTACTCCAGGTTGCTTTCGATAGCAGTATGGAAGATAGGAGAATTCGGATTCCCTTTTGGATTGATTCTTCCTTTCGCTCTTATGGGCCTGTTTTATAACAGGGAAAAGATCCCCGGCCCCGTGATGATATTTCTCATAGTCTATCCACTCACAATAATAGCCGTTTTCGTAGCGTCAAGATACCGGATCGTGATGATGCCGGTAATAACGCTCATGAGCGCCGCGGGAATCACGCATTTCGCGGCAAGAGTAAAAAACCGCGAATGGAAAGAAACAGGAATAGATATGGGAGTCATAATACTGCTCATCCTTCTTTTTACCCTTCCCGGACCTTTCGTTTCAGAGGCATATGACTATGAAGCCGAGTTGTATGCTTCGGCGGGATACGAGCAGAGCAAAGCAGGTAAGGCTGCCGAGGCGGAAGAAAATGTGAGGAAGTCACTGCTCCTTTCTCCCGGTTATATATCCGGACACAGGATACTTGGCAATATTCTGCTGCAGAAAGGTGAGTTCGGGCAGGCGGAAGAGCAATTCCGGATCGTTTTAAGGGATGATCCAGGATCCTGTATGGTAGAATATTACCTCGCTCTTGCTCTATGGAGGCAGGGCAGAAACGATGAAGCCCGGGTCCTGATCGATTCGTCCAGGAAAGGCGCGATGAGGGAGAGGGAGGGAGAACTGTTGACGCAGATAGAAGCTGCAAGTAAAACGCTCTCCCGGGAGGAAAGCGCAAAGTAGAGTTGTAGCGAAGAACTTGACTGGCCGGACAGACTGGAATATCATTCGACAGGAACACCCCTGCTGATTTGAACGATGAAGGATTTTCAGGAGAGACAAGTTGAAGACCCGATCGATACTAAATAAAATCGCAGTCATCGTCATCGCCCTGATCCCACTGATCTTTCCAGCATGTACAGGCGAGCCGTTCACTCCGGGAAAGATCGAGGATGAATCCGCGTGGTATATCCAGAGCCCCGCGGTACGTAACAATGGCCTGAGGGATATTATCTTTATTGACGAAAATGAGGGAGTGGCGATCGGGACGGGAGGACTGATCCTTATCTCAAATGACGGTGGAAACACCTGGGGCGGGGTCGGCAGCGGCACCTTGAGCAACCTATACGGTATAGATATGAGAAACTCCGGATCGGGGCTGGTCGTAGGCGATTCCGGCAGGCTTCTCAGTTCTTTGGACGGAGGACTCGCCTGGAAAAAGGAATCTATCGATCAGCGTAACAACCTCAATAAGGTATCAATGACTTCTGATTCGACGGCGGTAGCTGTTGGATCATCGGGGATCATTCTCGGACTTGATTACTCCGGCAGCGAGTGGTCCGCGCGGGAAGTGACTGTTCCAAATCAGTTCAACTCGGTATTTTTCGCTTCGCCGGACACGGGATACGCGGCCGGATCATCGGGAACGATATTCAGGACATATAACGGCGGGATCGACTGGGTGAGGTTATCATGCGGCGAGGATATCCACATAAACAGTATTTATTTCTTCGATGGGGAGAATGGTATTGCCGCGTGCGATGAGGGCGCTGTATTCAGGACTTCCGACATGGGAGAATCATGGACAAAGACGCAGCTGCTGACATCGATAGACTATAATTCTGTATATTTCATCGATCCATCCACCGGTTTCATGGCCGGTTCCGGAGGTAATATAGTCAAGACATCCGACGGCGGCGAGTCGTGGTCTCCGCTGACAAGCGGCACGAACGAGGACCTGACGGGGATATTCTTCGCCGACGAACTGAGCGGTGTGGCGACAGGAATGAGCAGCACGATCCTTTTTACTTCTGACGGAGGGTCGAACTGGGACGATAAGGAGCCTTCCGGGATCACTTCCGATTATTACCGCTCTTTTATCGATGAATCGGGCATGGTGTGGGTCGTCGGATCTGGCGGTACGATCCTTTCGACGAGAGATGGTGGAACGATATGGGACCAGGCATCTTCCGGCGTTACGAAGACACTTTACGGATATTCAGTGATCGACGAGGCAAAAGCTGTCGTGTGCGGCGCGGGAGGAATAATTCTATATACTGAAAACAGCGGGCTGAACTGGGAGGTCGTAGATTCAGGAACCGACAATACGCTATTTGATATCTTCGCCTCCGGCTCGAATCTTACCGCGGTGGGGATGGAAGGTACGATAATCATCTCGGCTTCCGACGCTTCTTCATGGAGCGAAAAGACAGGATCTGTCATTCCATATCTTACCGATCTGTATTTCCATGATTCTCTCAATGGCGTGGCCGTCGGATATTATGGAACCGTCCTTAGAACGATAGACGGTGGAGAGACATGGTCGTTTATAGAGAGCGTGACTGAGAGCGCCCTCTTCGCGATCGATTTCTGTGATCTTCTTAACGGAACGGCCGTTGGGGACAATGGAACGATCCTTGATACCGACGACGGAGGGAAAACGTGGGAATCACAGGCAAGCGGAACCGGAATGCGACTTGCCGGAGTAGACCGGTTAGATATTGCGACGTCCCTTGCAGTCGGAACAGATGGCCTTGTGGTCAGAACGGTTAACGGTGGGATCTCCTGGGTATCAGAGACCAGCGGAACGGGGGAAGGCCTCTACGCGGTACTGATGATCGATTCGCAGAGAAATATCATCATGGGCGACAGGGGGACGATCCTCGAAAGCGATGATGGAGGAGATACGTGGAGCAGTATCAGCACGGGAATATTCACTTCGCTCAATTCAGTCTGGATGATAAGCGCCAGCAAAGTAATCGCCGTAGGGGAAAATGGAGCGATCGCGAAAACGGTCGACTCCGGTGTCCATTGGAATCCAGTATCGACAGACACAGAGATGGGGTTGTCGGGGATATGTTTTACCGATGACGAAAAAGGTTATATAGTCGGTGAAGGAGGGATAATACTCGAGTCGACTGATGGCGGGGTCACCTGGGACGAGGTGACAGGGCCTGTCGCGACAGAACTGAAGAGCATTTCCTTCTTCGACCTGTTAAACGGTATGGCGGCAGGTTCAGGAGGCACGATCATCCATACATCGGATTCCGGGCTGAACTGGTCGGACAGATCGACGGGGTCAGGATCAAACCTCAATTGCATATTGATGACTGCTGATTCCTCCGCCCTGGCTGTGGGAAATGGTGGCGTGATTATATTCACAGATGATGCCGGACAGAACTGGGTGGAAAGGAATTCTCCGACTGTACTGGATCTTTCATCGGTCGCTTTCTCCGGTCCTTCCACAGGGTTCGCCGTAGGGGCGGAAGGGATAATTCTCGGAAGCACCGACGGGGGAGCGACATGGAGTCCCGTAGTGTCAGGAACATCGACTGATCTTGACGCTGTATTTTATCTCGGAGATGATAATTGGATCGCGGCCGGCAAGAGAGGCGTGATCATAAAATCGGTCGATGGCGGAGCAAGCTGGGCCAGATCGACGCCGGTCACCGCGGCAGACCTCAGGGCGTTGTTCTTCACTGATGCGAATACCGGAACTGCCGTTGGAGAGGGCGGAACGATATTAAGGACTCTCACCGGCGGATAAAAAAACACAGGGAGAAACCGGTCTCTCCCTGCGCGTTACGAGCGGATATACCCCTGTTAACGGATCATTCATTAAAAATGCTTTTGATCTTTCCCCATGTATCATCATCTGTCCCATGGACAGACGTTATTGAAAGATAGATATCGACGACATCGATGACCTGGTTTCCGGGCAGAAAGTACGGTGAACCGGAATTCGGCCAGGGATCGTAAATGAGATACATATCGTCCTCGCACTCCGCCGTATCAAGATCGTCATAACCGGCGATTATCTTGCAATGACCGGAGTCGTATATTATCTCCTCCGGCAGTGTCGTCTGATCCTGCGGCCATGATCCCATATCGATCCAGAGGATCGGTATATCGGTATTGATGCACCATATGACATCCGAACATGTAAGAAGAGGATTCGTCGTCAACTGGGGGCCGAACTGGAAAGGTACTATGCCGACAGCATAAGTAAAGGCATTCTGGATCTCCGGTGGTTTCATAGCTGTTCCGGCATACATACCGAGCGCATGGGTCTCCAGGATACCGTTACCCATTATCTCTCCGCCGAGAACCTTTGAATTGTCATAGATATCATCCTGGTTGATAAACGGGGCTCCACGGCCAGTGAAGAGAGCGTACATCGCGCAGCTCGCCGGAGCGCAGTAAGTACCGCAATGCATGCAGACAAGAGCGTGATTAGGAGCATGAGGCGCGGCACTCGCGCCCGGTATACAAATCATGTTTGTATCCTTATGCTGCCAAAGCTGTGTGATTGCAAGGGTTTTCTGAGTGGCAAATGACTCAGTAGATACTGATGATACAAGGATGATGGCAGAAAGGAAAATTATCAGTTTCCGCATGTAGAGTCCACCTCCCGCGTAAAGAAATAATCCGTTATGACATAAGATTTGTATGGGGCCAGCGGGTATATATCCGACCGCCGGACGATATTAGCATAATCTATCCGGCGAGTCAAGGTTTTGGATGGATATTTTTTGGGGGTTTAAATGGTATGGGGTTTTTCTTATCCTTGAATTATATCACTATTTCCCTTTATTCTTCGGTCCTGTGGCTATTCATTTTGCTTGTTTTAACCAGGGATGCTGCCGCATGGACCGGATCATCATTAAAAACGCCGGTGAACACAACCTCAGATCGGTAGATCTCGAGATCCCGCGCGACTCACTGGTAGTTGTCACGGGAGTATCCGGTAGCGGAAAATCGTCGCTCGCATTCGACACTATATGCCGCGAGGCTCAGAGGCGGTATCTCAGGACTCTTTCTTCATACGCAAGAATGTACATCGGTAAGCTCGGAATGCCTGATTTCGAAATAATGACGGGTCTTTCACCATCGATCTCGATAGACCAGAAGACGGTCGTAAGGAATCCCCGATCGACGGTCGGGACAATCTCGGGGTTGAGCGATCACCTGAGGCTCCTCTTTTCGAGGCTGGGAGACTGCGAGCCCGGAACCAGCTCCAGTCTTTTCTCCTTCAATTCGGAAAAAGGCGCCTGTCCCGAGTGCAAGGGTCTTGGCGTGGAGGACAGGATAGTGCCAGAACTCCTCATCTCGGACGATACGAAGACGATCCGCGAGGGTGCGCTCGTGCTGACTACTCCGAACGGGTATCTTGTCTATTCGCAGGTGACCCTCGATGTGCTAGACGAAGTCTGCCGGGCGCATGGCTTCAATATAGATATTCCATGGAAAGAACTGACCGCCGAACAGGTAAATGTCGTATTGAACGGTTCGGAAAGAATAAAGATACCGTTCGGAAAGCATCCGCTGGAATCGAGGCTGAAGTGGAACGGCCTCACGGCGAGACCCCGCGAAGAAGGATATTACAAGGGGATCCTTCCTGTGATGGAGGATATTCTCAGGCGCGACAGGAACAGGAATATCCTGAGGTTTGCCCGCTCAATAAAGTGCGACAGATGCGGTGGCCGGCGCCTGGGCAGGGAGGCTCTGGGAGTTACCTGCCTGGGGATGAACATCGCTGAGATGTCAGAGATGACAGTCGACCGGCTGCATGAATTTTTCTCCCTGATCGATCTCTCTGAAAAGGACAGTCCGGTGGGTGGACCTATCGCGCGGCAGATAATCGAACGAACCGGCCTTCTCCGAGATCTGGGACTCGGCTACCTGACATGCGACCGAGAGTCGACTACCCTGTCAGGTGGAGAGGCGCAGAGGATCCGGCTGGCGGGACTTGCCGGAGGGGGGCTGCAGGGGCTCCTCTACGTACTGGATGAGCCGTCGATCGGCCTGCATCCGAGTGATAACAAGAAGATGCTCTCGATACTGAAAAAGCTCAGGGACAGGGGGAACACGGTCTTGGTCGTCGAACACGACGAGGAGACTATGTATAGCGCGGACTACCTTGTCGATATCGGTCCGAAGGCGGGAGTCCTTGGCGGAAAGATCCTCTACGCGGGGCCACCGTCCGATATGGAAAGCGCCGACCCGGCAAGTGAGACAATGGCGTATCTGCTGGGA includes the following:
- a CDS encoding C39 family peptidase, with the translated sequence MICIPGASAAPHAPNHALVCMHCGTYCAPASCAMYALFTGRGAPFINQDDIYDNSKVLGGEIMGNGILETHALGMYAGTAMKPPEIQNAFTYAVGIVPFQFGPQLTTNPLLTCSDVIWCINTDIPILWIDMGSWPQDQTTLPEEIIYDSGHCKIIAGYDDLDTAECEDDMYLIYDPWPNSGSPYFLPGNQVIDVVDIYLSITSVHGTDDDTWGKIKSIFNE
- a CDS encoding glycosyltransferase family 39 protein, translating into MISEKPGSTKKDILIAAGIFLLALAVRFIYLLEISKGPLFDTPVIDSATYLDIARNIVSTHSLDPRLFWQSFFYPLYLAMTISVFDDQAVAARIIQLSAGAVSAVLIYFIGKKLFDRKTAILAAVMIAICGTMFFFEGELLATGWASFISVVLMMLMIETLDRDNLSLFIFSGLAAGIAIAIRATFLPFILVTYIYFALRVKDGRGGVGRSFIRYTIMLAAFIIVLTGIAFVSRNITGHFSPMPRSGSINLYIGNNPDTDSTMMIRPGYPWRKLTREPLVQGFTGDSGHRKYFMDRYREYIVTDPAGFLKGIANKSVQFLSSRELPRNIDIYTGRKYSRLLSIAVWKIGEFGFPFGLILPFALMGLFYNREKIPGPVMIFLIVYPLTIIAVFVASRYRIVMMPVITLMSAAGITHFAARVKNREWKETGIDMGVIILLILLFTLPGPFVSEAYDYEAELYASAGYEQSKAGKAAEAEENVRKSLLLSPGYISGHRILGNILLQKGEFGQAEEQFRIVLRDDPGSCMVEYYLALALWRQGRNDEARVLIDSSRKGAMREREGELLTQIEAASKTLSREESAK